From the genome of Streptomyces sp. NBC_01341, one region includes:
- a CDS encoding TMEM175 family protein: MDDTQAGSGAEKSAERLTALSDGIFAIAMTLLVLDVRIAPGLSTDGFREAFLDVLPDLGAYALSFWILAGFWRDHRRIVRLVPPTEKLPLRFALIWLGAIALIPFPTSLLSEYADQPLAVAVYAGTVCVTNLLELAVLRTGLRGSGPHGPATEFTARSVSADLVCTATVFAVSVPLAYGFSTAVALWSWLALLPAKIVLARRVPDGPPPTAG, encoded by the coding sequence GTGGACGACACCCAGGCCGGGAGCGGCGCTGAGAAGAGCGCGGAACGTCTGACGGCCCTGTCCGACGGCATCTTCGCGATCGCCATGACGCTGCTGGTACTCGATGTCCGCATCGCTCCGGGGCTGAGCACCGACGGCTTCAGGGAAGCCTTCCTCGACGTGCTTCCGGACCTGGGCGCCTACGCCCTGAGCTTCTGGATCCTGGCCGGCTTCTGGCGTGACCACCGGCGGATCGTGCGGCTGGTTCCGCCCACCGAGAAGCTGCCGCTCAGATTCGCGCTCATCTGGCTCGGCGCCATCGCGCTCATCCCCTTCCCGACCTCCCTGCTGTCCGAGTACGCCGACCAGCCTCTGGCCGTCGCGGTGTACGCGGGCACGGTGTGTGTCACCAACCTGCTGGAACTCGCGGTACTCAGGACGGGCCTCAGGGGCTCCGGACCTCATGGTCCGGCCACGGAGTTCACGGCCCGGTCGGTGTCCGCGGACCTGGTGTGCACCGCCACGGTGTTCGCGGTCAGCGTGCCGCTCGCCTACGGCTTCTCGACCGCCGTCGCCCTGTGGTCCTGGCTGGCCCTCCTGCCGGCCAAGATCGTCCTGGCCCGCAGGGTCCCTGACGGGCCCCCGCCGACGGCGGGCTGA
- the kdpB gene encoding potassium-transporting ATPase subunit KdpB — translation MSTVTPTRAPHDDFSGGGTADSGRVGGGLFDPKQLLMSLPDAVRKLDPRVMIKSPVMFVVLVGSVVTTVLAVKDPGDWFGWAITAWLWLTTLFANLAEAVAEGRGKAQADTLRKARTGTVARRLEGHQEVEVPGTDLRIGDLVVCEAGDVIPGDGDVAEGVASVDESAITGESAPVIRESGGDRSAVTGGTKVLSDRIVVRITTKPGETFIDRMIALVEGAARQKTPNEIALNILLASLTVVFLLAVVTLQPFAVYAGARQSLIVLTALLVCLIPTTIGALLSAIGIAGMDRLVQRNVLAMSGRAVEAAGDVSTLLLDKTGTITLGNRQATEFVPTRGTAEAELAEAAQLSSLADETPEGRSIVVLAKERYGLRERSRGELAQATWVPFTAQTRMSGVDVDGRKARKGAAGSVIAWVKERGGHVADDASLLADRISEAGGTPLLVAVEDSEGARILGVIHLKDVVKEGMRERFAELRRMGIRTVMITGDNPLTAKAIAQEAGVDDFLAEATPEDKMALIKREQAGGKLVAMTGDGTNDAPALAQADVGVAMNTGTSAAKEAGNMVDLDSDPTKLIEIVAIGKQLLITRGALTTFSIANDVAKYFAIIPAMFAVVYPGLDKLNVMGLASPESAILSAVIFNALIIVALVPLALKGVRYRPTTADRMLRRNLALYGVGGLIAPFIGIKLIDLLISLIPGLA, via the coding sequence ATGAGTACCGTCACCCCCACCCGTGCCCCGCACGACGACTTCTCCGGCGGCGGCACGGCGGACTCGGGCCGAGTGGGCGGAGGCCTCTTCGACCCGAAGCAACTGCTCATGTCCCTCCCCGACGCGGTCAGGAAGCTCGACCCCCGCGTCATGATCAAGTCACCCGTGATGTTCGTGGTGCTCGTCGGTTCGGTGGTCACGACCGTGCTGGCGGTCAAGGACCCCGGTGACTGGTTCGGCTGGGCGATCACCGCGTGGCTCTGGCTGACCACACTCTTCGCGAACCTCGCCGAAGCGGTCGCGGAGGGCCGGGGAAAGGCCCAGGCCGACACCCTGCGCAAGGCCAGGACCGGCACGGTCGCCCGGCGCCTGGAGGGCCACCAGGAGGTCGAGGTCCCCGGCACGGACCTGCGGATCGGCGACCTGGTCGTCTGCGAGGCGGGGGACGTCATACCCGGCGACGGCGACGTGGCCGAGGGTGTCGCGTCCGTCGACGAGTCGGCCATCACCGGCGAGTCCGCCCCGGTCATCAGGGAGTCGGGCGGCGACCGCAGCGCCGTGACCGGTGGCACGAAGGTGCTGTCCGACCGGATCGTCGTCCGGATCACCACCAAGCCCGGTGAGACCTTCATCGACCGGATGATCGCGCTGGTCGAGGGTGCGGCCCGGCAGAAGACCCCCAACGAGATCGCGCTCAACATCCTGCTCGCGTCGCTGACCGTGGTCTTCCTGCTCGCCGTCGTCACGCTGCAGCCGTTCGCGGTCTACGCCGGCGCCCGGCAGTCCCTCATCGTGCTGACGGCCCTGCTCGTCTGCCTGATCCCGACCACGATCGGCGCGCTCCTCTCCGCGATCGGCATCGCGGGGATGGACCGCCTCGTCCAGCGCAACGTCCTGGCCATGTCGGGACGTGCGGTCGAGGCGGCGGGCGACGTCTCGACGCTGCTGCTCGACAAGACCGGCACGATCACGCTCGGAAACCGGCAGGCAACCGAGTTCGTGCCCACCCGTGGGACGGCGGAGGCCGAACTGGCCGAGGCCGCACAGTTGTCGTCGCTGGCCGACGAGACTCCCGAGGGCAGGTCGATCGTGGTGCTCGCCAAGGAGAGGTACGGGCTGCGCGAGCGCAGCCGGGGTGAGCTCGCACAGGCCACCTGGGTCCCCTTCACCGCCCAGACCCGCATGTCGGGTGTGGACGTGGACGGCCGCAAGGCGCGCAAGGGCGCGGCGGGTTCCGTCATCGCCTGGGTGAAGGAGCGCGGCGGCCACGTCGCCGACGACGCCTCACTCCTCGCGGACCGGATCTCCGAGGCCGGCGGCACGCCGCTTCTGGTCGCGGTCGAGGACAGCGAGGGCGCCCGGATCCTGGGTGTCATCCACCTGAAGGACGTCGTCAAGGAGGGAATGCGGGAGAGGTTCGCCGAGCTGCGCCGCATGGGCATCCGCACCGTCATGATCACGGGTGACAACCCGCTGACGGCGAAGGCCATCGCCCAGGAGGCGGGGGTCGACGACTTTCTCGCCGAGGCCACCCCCGAGGACAAGATGGCCCTCATCAAGCGGGAGCAGGCCGGCGGCAAGCTCGTCGCGATGACCGGCGACGGGACCAACGACGCCCCCGCGCTCGCCCAGGCCGACGTGGGCGTGGCGATGAACACCGGCACCTCGGCCGCCAAGGAGGCCGGGAACATGGTGGACCTGGACTCCGACCCCACCAAGCTCATCGAGATCGTCGCCATCGGCAAGCAGCTCCTCATCACCCGGGGAGCCCTGACCACCTTCTCCATCGCCAACGATGTCGCGAAGTACTTCGCGATCATCCCGGCCATGTTCGCGGTGGTCTACCCGGGCCTCGACAAGCTGAACGTGATGGGGCTGGCTTCTCCCGAGTCCGCGATCCTGTCGGCCGTCATCTTCAACGCGCTGATCATCGTCGCCCTGGTGCCGCTCGCCCTCAAGGGCGTGCGCTACCGGCCGACCACCGCCGACAGGATGCTCCGGCGCAATCTCGCGCTCTACGGAGTCGGCGGCCTGATCGCCCCGTTCATCGGCATCAAGCTCATCGATCTCCTCATCTCCCTCATTCCCGGGCTCGCCTGA
- a CDS encoding DUF998 domain-containing protein → MRTAPWWILLSSMSAPVLLVAGWSVSAELQGPGYDPATTTISVLAADGAGGYWVMTSALVALGFCHVVTACGLRLAAPFGRAALAGGGLSAILLAFFPAPLSGGSFSHGVVVAVGFSLLAVWPVLAMRRRAPRTRGGPGAVALAAPLRREAEPPPAGTPPWGLRPWPSVGATVFIWLGGAWFLLALFVLDTAGAAERVITFAQSFWPLIVVVSCARWDGGDGRTV, encoded by the coding sequence ATGCGCACTGCCCCCTGGTGGATCCTGCTCTCCTCGATGTCGGCCCCGGTCCTCCTGGTTGCGGGCTGGTCCGTGTCGGCCGAACTGCAGGGGCCCGGGTACGACCCCGCGACGACGACGATCAGCGTCCTCGCCGCCGACGGGGCGGGCGGCTACTGGGTGATGACGTCGGCTCTGGTCGCCCTGGGCTTCTGCCATGTGGTCACCGCGTGCGGGCTGCGCCTCGCCGCGCCGTTCGGACGCGCGGCACTGGCGGGCGGCGGACTCTCGGCGATACTCCTGGCTTTCTTCCCGGCCCCGCTGAGTGGTGGTTCCTTCTCCCACGGTGTGGTGGTGGCGGTCGGGTTCTCGCTGCTCGCGGTCTGGCCGGTCCTGGCCATGAGACGCCGTGCCCCGCGCACGCGGGGCGGTCCAGGGGCGGTGGCGCTGGCAGCGCCGCTCCGCCGGGAGGCGGAGCCGCCGCCCGCCGGGACCCCGCCGTGGGGTCTGCGCCCCTGGCCGTCCGTCGGGGCGACCGTGTTCATATGGCTCGGCGGAGCGTGGTTCCTGCTCGCCCTGTTCGTGCTCGACACAGCCGGAGCGGCCGAACGCGTGATCACGTTCGCCCAGTCGTTCTGGCCGCTCATCGTGGTCGTCTCCTGCGCCCGGTGGGACGGTGGCGACGGGCGGACCGTCTGA
- a CDS encoding DUF5133 domain-containing protein: protein MLTPSPQDLRVALARYADARIEDARRPTDASARAVEDATYTLCVMTGTRDIPQALHIADTMLGMPAPASPTAAPHDGLQQGGSLQAA, encoded by the coding sequence GTGCTGACGCCCAGTCCTCAGGACCTGCGAGTCGCCCTCGCGCGCTACGCCGACGCCCGCATCGAAGACGCGCGTCGTCCTACCGACGCCAGCGCGCGTGCCGTCGAGGACGCGACCTACACGCTGTGCGTGATGACCGGTACCCGGGACATCCCGCAGGCGCTCCACATCGCCGACACCATGCTCGGCATGCCGGCCCCGGCCTCCCCCACGGCGGCTCCGCACGACGGTCTCCAGCAGGGCGGCAGCCTCCAGGCCGCCTGA
- a CDS encoding potassium-transporting ATPase subunit C — MNTSLKNTARLLGAGLRALLVLTVVCGVIYPLAVTGAAQALFKDKANGSEISDAGGRTVGSSLIGQSFNLPKKDAGDPDEAAVPDLRWFQPRPSNGLGSNGVNLQYSLILSGATNRSADNEELIGWVKDAKAAVVADNSTRTYKVRPQDVPADAVTSSGSGLDPDISPAYAKLQIHRVAERNHLGVERVAALVAAHTEGRTLGFMGEPRVNVLELNTALKDLGKG; from the coding sequence ATGAACACCTCTCTCAAGAACACCGCCCGGCTGCTCGGGGCGGGGCTGCGCGCCCTGCTCGTCCTGACCGTCGTCTGCGGCGTCATCTACCCCCTCGCCGTCACGGGCGCCGCGCAGGCGCTCTTCAAGGACAAGGCCAACGGCTCCGAGATCAGTGACGCCGGCGGAAGGACGGTCGGGTCCTCGCTGATCGGGCAGTCCTTCAACCTGCCGAAGAAGGACGCCGGCGATCCGGACGAGGCCGCTGTTCCGGACCTCAGGTGGTTCCAGCCGAGGCCGTCCAACGGTCTGGGTTCCAATGGCGTGAACCTGCAGTATTCGCTGATCCTCTCCGGTGCCACGAACCGTTCGGCCGACAACGAGGAACTGATCGGGTGGGTCAAGGACGCGAAGGCCGCCGTCGTCGCGGACAACTCCACGCGGACCTACAAGGTCCGGCCGCAGGACGTGCCCGCCGACGCGGTCACGTCGTCGGGATCGGGGCTCGACCCCGACATCTCCCCGGCCTACGCGAAACTCCAGATACACAGGGTCGCCGAGCGCAACCACCTCGGGGTGGAGCGGGTGGCCGCACTGGTCGCCGCGCACACCGAGGGCCGCACCCTCGGATTCATGGGCGAACCCCGTGTCAACGTCCTCGAGCTCAACACCGCGCTCAAGGACCTCGGCAAAGGCTGA
- a CDS encoding SAM-dependent methyltransferase: MSRTDDEAPALRIDTSRPHPARMYDWFLGGKDNYPVDEAMGRQMLSVEPGVPVMAKVNRAFMHRATRWLTSQGVRQFLDIGTGIPTEPNLHQVAQQEAPSTRVVYCDNDPIVLAHAEALLKGTPEGAIDYVQADARDVDSILERAGRTLDFSRPVALSMIALLHFVSDEDGAYELVERLTGVLAPGSHVVISHLTADFHPAAADKVDELYKANTLTLAPRSRDRFARFFDGLDILEPGIVAAEAWHPELGEPVPGQDDVISAGYVAVGRTS, encoded by the coding sequence GTGTCCCGAACCGACGACGAGGCACCCGCCCTGCGCATCGACACCAGCCGACCGCATCCCGCCCGGATGTACGACTGGTTCCTCGGGGGCAAGGACAACTACCCGGTCGACGAGGCGATGGGCCGTCAGATGCTGTCCGTCGAACCCGGTGTGCCGGTCATGGCCAAGGTGAACCGTGCCTTCATGCACCGTGCGACGCGCTGGCTGACGAGCCAGGGAGTCCGGCAGTTCCTCGACATCGGCACCGGTATACCCACCGAGCCCAACCTGCACCAGGTCGCCCAGCAGGAGGCGCCCAGCACGCGTGTCGTCTACTGCGACAACGACCCGATCGTGCTGGCGCACGCCGAGGCCCTGCTGAAGGGCACCCCGGAGGGCGCGATCGACTACGTCCAGGCCGACGCCCGCGATGTCGACTCCATCCTCGAACGCGCGGGCAGGACGCTGGACTTCAGTCGGCCGGTCGCACTGTCGATGATCGCTCTGCTGCACTTCGTCAGCGACGAGGACGGCGCGTACGAGCTGGTGGAACGGCTGACCGGCGTGCTCGCACCGGGCAGCCACGTGGTGATCTCACACCTCACCGCCGACTTCCACCCGGCGGCGGCCGACAAGGTCGACGAGCTGTACAAGGCCAACACGCTGACGCTGGCGCCCCGGAGCCGCGATCGCTTCGCGCGCTTCTTCGACGGCCTCGACATCCTCGAGCCGGGCATCGTGGCGGCTGAGGCCTGGCACCCGGAGCTCGGCGAGCCGGTCCCCGGCCAGGACGACGTCATCAGCGCCGGCTACGTGGCGGTGGGCCGCACGTCGTAG